From Arcticibacter tournemirensis, one genomic window encodes:
- a CDS encoding DUF305 domain-containing protein, which translates to MENMENSHHAHHASAHGVHNSKHASGMYKRFAVMAVAMFGVMYFIMYAMIDGWQNLLLNINNLYMTLLMTSAMLLIELLIMKMMYPNRKMNWLIAIISVAVGIFSWFGIREQLNVGDKQFAKGMIPHHAAAILMSEKAHLTDPELIQLQKNILKTQAEEIELMKRKLKEFENDK; encoded by the coding sequence ATGGAAAATATGGAAAACAGTCACCATGCACACCATGCTTCAGCGCATGGTGTGCACAATTCAAAACATGCTTCTGGCATGTACAAACGCTTTGCGGTGATGGCTGTCGCAATGTTCGGAGTTATGTATTTTATCATGTACGCCATGATAGACGGGTGGCAGAACCTTCTACTCAATATCAACAATTTGTATATGACCTTGCTGATGACCTCGGCAATGTTGCTTATTGAATTATTGATCATGAAAATGATGTACCCCAACAGGAAGATGAACTGGTTGATAGCAATAATTTCAGTCGCCGTTGGCATTTTTTCATGGTTTGGTATCAGGGAACAACTCAATGTCGGGGACAAGCAGTTTGCAAAGGGTATGATACCCCATCACGCAGCAGCCATACTGATGTCTGAAAAGGCTCACCTGACCGACCCGGAACTGATACAGTTACAAAAAAACATACTTAAAACTCAGGCAGAAGAAATTGAACTGATGAAGCGCAAACTAAAAGAGTTTGAGAATGATAAATAG
- a CDS encoding heme-binding domain-containing protein encodes MSLKKKIILGLAVILIGIQFFQPLRNQSDEVTASHIERVYNVPQNVKAILTQSCYDCHSNNTRYPWYSRIQPGAWYMARHIKKGKEELNFSTFGEYSARKQRNKFRAMAGQVKDGEMPLSSYTLIHRNAVLSQQDKQVLVNWFGTMEDSIK; translated from the coding sequence ATGTCCTTAAAAAAGAAAATCATATTGGGGTTGGCTGTTATCTTAATCGGCATACAGTTTTTTCAGCCGTTACGAAACCAGTCGGATGAAGTAACCGCCTCTCATATTGAAAGGGTTTACAACGTACCCCAAAACGTAAAGGCCATCCTTACCCAATCCTGCTATGACTGTCATAGCAACAATACCCGCTATCCGTGGTACAGCCGTATCCAGCCCGGGGCATGGTATATGGCACGGCATATCAAAAAAGGCAAAGAGGAACTCAACTTTAGCACCTTTGGCGAGTATTCAGCCCGCAAGCAGCGAAATAAGTTCAGGGCAATGGCGGGTCAGGTCAAGGACGGGGAAATGCCGTTGTCGTCATATACGTTGATTCATCGCAACGCAGTATTATCACAGCAGGATAAGCAGGTTTTGGTTAATTGGTTTGGCACAATGGAAGACAGTATTAAATAA
- a CDS encoding stationary phase survival protein SurE, which produces MFKRDNVWLGVLLGLVLPGIAAFFVEVLKKNVRILEKDDLLYIGCAAINLILVRILFRQYKENTAKGVVASTFICAFIFFYYKMHQ; this is translated from the coding sequence ATGTTCAAGAGGGATAATGTTTGGCTCGGGGTTTTACTCGGACTGGTGCTTCCGGGTATAGCCGCTTTCTTTGTGGAGGTTTTGAAAAAGAATGTGCGCATTCTGGAGAAAGACGATCTTCTCTATATTGGCTGCGCTGCGATTAACCTCATACTGGTGAGGATCTTGTTCAGGCAGTATAAAGAGAATACCGCTAAAGGGGTGGTTGCTTCTACCTTTATTTGTGCCTTTATATTTTTCTATTACAAGATGCATCAATAA
- a CDS encoding multicopper oxidase family protein — MNRYKDIPIKILQTVLILLCTQTLFAQKVVHYELYVKDTLVNYAGKQKRAIAVNGQIPMPTLTFTEGDTAEIVVHNLLKENTSLHWHGVFLPNKEDGVPYLTQQPIKPGTTYTYRFPIIQHGTHWYHSHSGLQEQIGMYGSFIMNKRADDKTFRKGIDDLPTLPIVLSEWTNYNPNNINRMLHNANDWAAIKKNATQSYVEAIKEGKLGVKVKNEWKRMLAMDVSDVYYDKILMNGNNSPELKSVDGKKLKAGDKVRLRISNGGASSYFWLRYAGGKITVVANDGNDVEPVEVDRLIIAVSETYDIVVTIPDDGLAYEFLATTEDRTQSASYFIGNGVKQLISPLPRLKYFEGMKMMNDMMKMNGDLDDMGMKMSLNQMDMNVVMYPEITGEAGKKADHSKHGGMNMDNDPNRYNANALGDIVTLNYSMLKSPYNTSLPKDAPVKNIKFTLTGNMNRYVWSMDNRVLSETDKIPVKKGEILRITIYNNSMMRHPMHLHGFDFRVLNGKGEHSPLKNIIDIMPMETDTLEFAANTEGDWFFHCHILYHMMSGMNRVFAVGDYQNPNLPDKAKAYRTLQRESNMPHFMAQNDFATNGNDGTAMLQNTRWNLSSEWRLGYNDMHGYEVETHLGRYLGRMQWFMPFIGFDWRYRRLGIDEHEKNLFGQRNEKDTRRQFSLGFIYTLPMLVNFQAEVYHDGIVRLQMTREDIPISKRLRGGFMVNTDFEYMGELSYIINKNIGIRTHYDSDMGWGVGLSLTY, encoded by the coding sequence ATGAATAGATATAAAGACATACCCATAAAAATACTGCAAACAGTACTGATACTGCTTTGCACGCAAACCCTGTTTGCACAGAAGGTAGTGCATTACGAGCTGTATGTAAAAGATACCCTCGTAAACTATGCAGGAAAGCAAAAAAGAGCGATTGCGGTAAACGGGCAAATACCCATGCCCACGCTTACATTTACCGAGGGAGACACTGCCGAAATTGTAGTACACAACCTGTTAAAGGAAAATACATCATTACACTGGCATGGCGTATTCCTGCCCAATAAAGAAGATGGTGTACCCTATCTTACGCAACAGCCGATTAAGCCCGGTACTACCTATACCTACCGTTTCCCAATTATCCAGCACGGTACACACTGGTATCATTCACACTCAGGATTGCAGGAACAAATAGGAATGTACGGCAGTTTTATAATGAACAAGCGTGCGGACGATAAGACCTTTAGAAAAGGAATCGACGATTTGCCCACCTTACCCATTGTCCTGAGCGAATGGACAAATTATAACCCTAACAACATTAACCGGATGTTGCACAACGCCAACGATTGGGCTGCCATTAAAAAGAATGCAACGCAATCATACGTTGAAGCTATCAAAGAAGGAAAATTGGGCGTAAAAGTAAAGAATGAGTGGAAACGGATGCTGGCAATGGACGTAAGTGATGTGTATTATGATAAGATCCTTATGAATGGCAACAATTCGCCGGAGTTAAAATCGGTGGATGGAAAAAAATTGAAGGCTGGGGATAAAGTCCGTCTTCGTATCTCCAATGGCGGTGCATCTTCTTATTTCTGGCTGCGTTACGCCGGTGGTAAAATTACCGTAGTGGCAAACGACGGTAACGACGTGGAGCCAGTTGAGGTGGACAGGTTAATTATTGCCGTATCAGAAACATACGATATAGTGGTCACTATTCCTGATGATGGTTTGGCGTACGAATTTTTAGCGACAACCGAAGACAGGACACAATCGGCAAGCTATTTCATCGGTAATGGGGTAAAGCAGCTTATTTCACCGCTGCCGAGACTGAAATACTTTGAAGGGATGAAGATGATGAACGATATGATGAAGATGAACGGCGACCTGGACGACATGGGTATGAAGATGAGCCTGAACCAAATGGATATGAATGTGGTCATGTACCCCGAAATTACAGGAGAAGCAGGAAAAAAGGCGGACCATAGTAAGCATGGCGGAATGAATATGGATAATGACCCCAACCGTTATAATGCGAATGCTTTGGGAGATATTGTTACTTTAAATTATTCCATGCTCAAATCTCCCTACAACACATCACTACCTAAAGATGCACCTGTAAAAAACATAAAATTCACCCTTACCGGGAATATGAACCGCTATGTTTGGAGCATGGACAACAGGGTACTTTCTGAAACGGATAAAATACCTGTCAAGAAAGGTGAAATACTGCGCATTACGATTTACAACAACTCCATGATGCGCCATCCCATGCACCTGCACGGGTTTGATTTCCGGGTGCTAAACGGAAAAGGTGAGCATTCACCGCTTAAAAATATCATTGATATCATGCCGATGGAAACAGACACCCTTGAGTTCGCGGCAAATACGGAGGGCGACTGGTTTTTTCACTGTCATATTTTGTATCACATGATGTCGGGCATGAATAGGGTGTTTGCTGTAGGCGATTACCAAAATCCCAACTTACCCGATAAGGCTAAAGCCTATAGAACCTTACAGCGGGAAAGCAATATGCCACATTTCATGGCGCAAAATGACTTTGCCACAAACGGAAATGACGGAACGGCAATGCTGCAAAACACGAGGTGGAACCTGAGTTCGGAATGGCGTTTAGGTTACAATGATATGCACGGCTACGAGGTGGAAACACATTTAGGCAGGTATTTGGGCAGAATGCAATGGTTTATGCCATTCATAGGTTTTGACTGGCGTTACCGCAGACTCGGTATTGATGAGCACGAAAAGAATTTGTTTGGGCAAAGAAATGAGAAAGACACCCGCAGACAGTTTAGCTTAGGATTTATCTATACGCTGCCGATGCTGGTTAACTTCCAGGCAGAGGTATATCACGATGGAATCGTCCGGTTGCAAATGACGAGAGAGGATATTCCTATATCCAAAAGATTACGTGGTGGCTTTATGGTGAATACGGACTTTGAATACATGGGGGAACTTAGTTACATCATCAACAAAAACATCGGCATCCGCACTCACTACGATAGTGATATGGGATGGGGTGTCGGATTATCATTGACCTATTAA
- a CDS encoding DUF3347 domain-containing protein: protein MKNFALSVFAVIITFIAVSCTESSNKNQSGTDTTAVSEGQATSQSNDTLTAPAATDTSSGKQPGESVNAAAKGFSIAPIITGYLSLKNALVSDDDKAAAGAGKKLLAALNQVDMKAIPADKHKKYMDIADDAKEHAEHIGENVGNIHHQREHLSSLSEDLKDLIDLFGSSQTLYQDHCPMFNDNKGAVWFSENKEIKNPYYGSKMLTCGKVQQTINSK, encoded by the coding sequence ATGAAAAATTTCGCATTATCAGTCTTCGCAGTTATCATAACATTTATAGCAGTATCCTGTACTGAGTCTTCAAACAAAAACCAGTCTGGAACGGATACCACTGCCGTTTCTGAAGGGCAGGCGACTTCCCAATCAAATGATACCTTAACCGCCCCTGCCGCTACCGATACATCAAGCGGTAAACAGCCAGGCGAATCAGTAAATGCCGCAGCCAAAGGATTTTCCATTGCGCCCATCATTACCGGCTACCTGTCATTAAAGAATGCTCTCGTTTCAGACGATGACAAAGCTGCTGCCGGAGCAGGTAAAAAACTCTTAGCTGCTTTGAACCAGGTAGACATGAAAGCCATTCCCGCCGATAAGCATAAAAAATACATGGACATAGCGGATGATGCAAAAGAACATGCGGAGCATATCGGGGAAAATGTTGGCAACATCCACCACCAACGCGAACATTTATCCTCGCTTAGCGAAGATTTGAAAGACCTGATTGATTTGTTTGGTTCATCACAAACATTGTATCAGGATCATTGCCCGATGTTCAACGACAATAAGGGAGCTGTTTGGTTCAGTGAAAACAAGGAAATCAAAAACCCTTATTATGGCTCGAAAATGCTGACCTGCGGTAAGGTGCAGCAAACAATTAACAGCAAATAA
- the istB gene encoding IS21-like element helper ATPase IstB, which yields MNNETLEKMRQLRLYGMYDAFKTNLETSVKESLTADQFVSLLVASEWDDRRNRFIERTIRTANFRYKASLEQVDYSFDRGLDKNQVHRLAGLDFIKEHKDLFITGSTGTGKSYLATALGYHACQNGYKVMYVNTAKLMGQLKLAKAKGTMLAELKRIERLDMLILDDFGLQPFDPQSRLALLDIIEDRHQKRSTVITSQIPVKDWYDIIGEKTIADAVLDRIVHHSLRVELFGESLRRKKSKPENVFL from the coding sequence ATGAACAACGAAACACTAGAGAAGATGCGTCAGCTTCGCCTTTACGGCATGTATGATGCTTTTAAAACAAATCTGGAGACTTCAGTGAAAGAATCCCTCACGGCCGATCAGTTTGTCTCCCTGCTGGTGGCCAGTGAATGGGACGACAGACGTAACCGCTTCATCGAAAGAACCATCAGGACAGCTAACTTCAGGTACAAAGCATCTTTGGAACAGGTAGATTACTCCTTTGACCGCGGACTGGATAAAAACCAGGTGCACCGGCTGGCAGGACTGGACTTTATCAAAGAACACAAAGACCTGTTTATCACCGGTTCTACAGGAACCGGCAAGAGTTACCTGGCTACCGCTCTTGGGTATCATGCATGCCAGAACGGGTATAAAGTCATGTATGTAAATACAGCTAAGCTGATGGGCCAGTTAAAGCTGGCTAAGGCAAAAGGAACTATGCTGGCAGAACTCAAGCGGATAGAGCGTCTGGACATGCTCATCCTGGATGACTTTGGTCTGCAGCCCTTTGATCCTCAATCCAGACTTGCATTGCTTGATATCATTGAGGACAGGCACCAAAAACGGTCCACGGTGATCACGTCGCAGATTCCGGTTAAGGATTGGTATGATATCATTGGTGAAAAGACAATCGCTGACGCGGTACTTGACCGTATCGTTCACCACTCTTTAAGAGTCGAATTGTTTGGAGAATCTCTAAGGAGAAAAAAATCCAAACCGGAAAATGTATTTTTGTAA
- the surE gene encoding 5'/3'-nucleotidase SurE, whose amino-acid sequence MTKKEKPTILVVNDDGIDAPGIKVLIDAMKDLGRVVVVAPDSPQSATGHAITIARPLRLDRVHIYPDVEMYKCSGTPVDCVKLAVNKVFHDQKPAICVSGINHGLNHSINVIYSGTMSAAVEGAIESIPSIGFSYDDFSYDADFSKCVPFVKAIARQVLEHGLPVGTLLNVNFPKAEKMKGIKICRQANAKWAEEFDERTDPHNRNYYWLTGVFQLNDKGEDTDVWALKNEYVSLVPIQFDLTAHHAIPVLNNWQFDVQEG is encoded by the coding sequence ATGACTAAAAAAGAAAAACCTACGATCCTCGTTGTTAATGACGATGGTATTGATGCTCCAGGGATTAAAGTGCTGATAGATGCAATGAAAGACCTTGGAAGGGTAGTGGTGGTTGCGCCAGATAGTCCGCAATCGGCAACCGGGCACGCTATTACCATCGCAAGGCCGCTTCGTCTCGACCGGGTGCATATATATCCCGACGTTGAAATGTATAAGTGTTCGGGCACTCCGGTTGATTGTGTAAAGTTAGCTGTGAATAAAGTTTTTCACGATCAGAAGCCTGCTATTTGTGTTTCGGGTATTAATCATGGTCTCAACCATTCGATTAATGTGATCTATTCCGGAACCATGTCGGCAGCTGTTGAGGGGGCTATTGAAAGCATCCCTTCCATTGGCTTTTCATACGACGATTTTTCGTACGATGCCGATTTTAGCAAGTGTGTTCCTTTCGTGAAAGCGATAGCCAGGCAGGTGCTTGAGCATGGCTTGCCTGTGGGTACTTTGCTGAACGTTAATTTTCCGAAGGCTGAGAAGATGAAGGGGATTAAGATCTGCCGCCAGGCGAACGCTAAATGGGCGGAGGAGTTTGACGAACGTACCGATCCTCATAATCGTAACTATTACTGGCTTACCGGCGTGTTCCAGCTGAACGACAAAGGCGAGGACACCGACGTATGGGCCCTGAAAAATGAGTATGTTTCGCTTGTTCCGATTCAGTTTGATCTGACGGCTCATCATGCGATTCCTGTTTTAAATAACTGGCAATTCGATGTTCAAGAGGGATAA
- a CDS encoding GNAT family N-acetyltransferase — protein sequence MKKANYTHKNLVIEILASSFDTNASVNYIIKQDKHREKRIRALMDYSFDICMMFGDVFLSDDEKACALIVYPEKKKSTFRSSVLDLKLILRSVGISNINKTLKREKLIKNIQPKIIMSYLWFIGVDPLVQNRGIGSKMLQEIINFSNSSNRPIYLETSTVKNLPWYEKFGFEVYNEHDLTYHLYFFKRDVK from the coding sequence ATGAAAAAGGCAAATTACACCCACAAGAATTTAGTTATTGAAATTCTTGCATCGTCATTTGACACCAACGCAAGTGTTAACTACATTATTAAACAGGATAAACATAGAGAGAAACGAATACGTGCACTGATGGACTATTCTTTTGACATCTGTATGATGTTCGGGGACGTTTTTCTTTCTGATGATGAGAAAGCTTGCGCTTTAATTGTTTATCCAGAAAAAAAGAAAAGTACTTTTCGTTCATCAGTGTTAGATTTAAAACTTATCCTTCGATCTGTAGGAATAAGTAATATAAACAAAACCTTAAAGAGGGAGAAACTCATAAAGAACATTCAACCCAAAATAATCATGTCTTATCTATGGTTTATTGGAGTTGATCCTTTGGTACAAAATCGGGGTATAGGAAGTAAGATGCTCCAGGAAATAATCAATTTCAGTAATTCTTCTAATCGTCCTATTTATCTGGAGACATCAACAGTCAAGAATCTGCCGTGGTATGAAAAATTTGGATTTGAAGTTTATAATGAACACGACCTCACTTACCATTTGTATTTTTTTAAAAGAGATGTAAAATAA
- a CDS encoding 2'-5' RNA ligase family protein has product MSLYLTAILPPAPLAEEIDEIRKEISEKYRVYKALRPPVHVTLFRPVNIDDDIEKYLIQWLKPVCHLHNPFEQQLENYDSFNNHTVYIRVPKSALLQALQKDISAVFNKNKIDPPEMKGNTSFNPHVTVAYRDVSPEVFAGIWEEYKNKKFRRSFTIDKFTLLKHDGHRWNILKEFPLQKPEILQLF; this is encoded by the coding sequence ATGAGTTTATATCTTACCGCTATATTGCCCCCTGCCCCGCTTGCAGAAGAGATCGATGAGATCCGCAAAGAAATTTCCGAAAAGTACCGCGTTTATAAAGCACTGAGGCCGCCGGTACATGTCACCCTTTTCCGGCCCGTTAATATAGACGACGACATTGAGAAATATCTCATACAATGGCTCAAGCCGGTATGCCATCTGCACAATCCCTTTGAACAGCAGCTGGAAAACTATGATTCATTCAACAACCATACGGTATACATCAGAGTGCCGAAAAGCGCCCTCCTTCAGGCTTTGCAAAAAGACATATCAGCGGTTTTCAATAAAAATAAGATCGATCCGCCCGAAATGAAAGGAAACACCAGCTTTAATCCACATGTAACCGTGGCCTACCGCGACGTATCGCCGGAAGTGTTCGCGGGCATCTGGGAAGAGTATAAAAACAAGAAGTTCAGGAGAAGTTTTACTATCGACAAATTCACGTTACTGAAGCACGACGGCCATAGGTGGAACATTTTAAAAGAATTCCCGCTTCAGAAGCCCGAAATACTACAACTGTTTTAA
- a CDS encoding YncE family protein: MKNIAFLVAIAAVSFTTLSSCNKDDKGDMSMDKNIDYPAAYVVNGESATVSIIKLSDNTVSETFDIMNSGGNMIMWPHHIYNHQDHLTIGVPGMDLSAGHTGGMAGMKGRILILDAKKGTILKDIETPAMNHNAVYSPDGTEIWTTQMAMDGKVLVYDATTYAVKNTISVGEDPAEVTFSMDGTKAYVCNGGSGTVSVISPSAKTVVATLTVGDDPVGAWPAGNGKMYVDNEASQTISVIDVATNTVSETVSLGFMPGFAAHNASKNELWVTDPMNGKVHYWTWDNAMSMWMHAGVFNTGAGAHAIVFTQDGNTAYVTNQESNTVSVINVSSHAVTKTLNVGKKPNGLVIKM; encoded by the coding sequence ATGAAAAACATAGCATTTTTAGTAGCAATCGCTGCCGTTTCCTTTACCACTTTGTCCTCTTGTAACAAAGATGACAAGGGAGATATGTCAATGGACAAAAATATTGATTACCCCGCAGCATACGTGGTCAATGGTGAAAGCGCCACCGTTTCAATTATCAAGCTAAGCGATAATACCGTGAGCGAAACCTTTGACATCATGAACTCCGGTGGTAATATGATTATGTGGCCGCATCACATTTATAACCATCAAGATCACTTAACCATCGGCGTACCAGGTATGGATTTGAGTGCCGGTCATACTGGCGGTATGGCAGGTATGAAAGGGCGTATCCTGATCCTGGATGCAAAGAAAGGAACCATTTTAAAGGATATCGAAACACCGGCAATGAATCACAATGCCGTTTATTCTCCGGACGGTACAGAAATATGGACAACGCAAATGGCGATGGATGGAAAGGTGTTGGTTTACGATGCCACCACCTATGCTGTCAAAAATACAATCTCCGTAGGTGAAGATCCGGCGGAAGTAACCTTTAGCATGGATGGCACAAAAGCCTACGTGTGCAACGGTGGCAGTGGTACAGTTTCAGTGATCAGTCCTTCTGCAAAAACCGTGGTAGCTACCCTGACCGTAGGCGATGATCCTGTCGGAGCCTGGCCTGCGGGTAACGGCAAAATGTATGTGGACAATGAGGCTTCACAGACCATTTCAGTGATTGATGTAGCGACCAATACGGTAAGCGAAACTGTTAGTTTAGGTTTTATGCCCGGATTTGCCGCCCATAACGCGTCAAAAAATGAACTATGGGTGACTGACCCTATGAATGGGAAAGTTCATTACTGGACTTGGGACAATGCCATGAGTATGTGGATGCACGCGGGTGTATTTAATACCGGTGCAGGAGCGCACGCCATTGTATTCACACAGGACGGGAATACCGCTTATGTCACCAACCAGGAAAGCAATACGGTTTCAGTAATCAACGTATCATCACATGCCGTAACAAAGACGCTTAACGTTGGTAAAAAGCCCAATGGCCTCGTGATAAAAATGTAA
- the istA gene encoding IS21 family transposase, with translation MNKLRQIIRLYCQGTGTKTINGMVGSSRTTVKKYVRVWHQLGITHEEFSAKSDSELSVLFMTSAAKTVNSPRRQELELLLPEYCKRLKKKGVTRELLHVEYLAKHPGGYGRSRFNNAIHTYLQLSKPVMHIDHKAGDKMYIDFAGSKLQFHPADGPERDAEVFVAILGCSQLTYVEAVESQRKEDLIRACENALHYFEGVPRAIVPDNLRSAVTKGSKYEAVLNDEFAAFAEHYSVTVVPARAYKPRDKSLVEGAVKLIYRSIYQRLEGRRFSDLESLNAAIRPALEIHNNKPFSGRSYSRREQFEEIEREALGTLNPIRYEVHKQVMATVMKNGYVRLGEDIHYYSVPYTYIGKKVKVLYTSAIVRIYFHYTQVAAHKRNRIKYHYTTDKEHLASQHRFLTEWTPEKFIQEAEQIHEDVARYIAQVLEHKAYPEQAYKSCSGILSFARRVGSDRLAGACRWADNIGQYNYPVIEEILRKRLDQLTPEDEPATIPLHNNIRGKEYYQ, from the coding sequence ATGAATAAACTTAGGCAGATTATCCGTCTTTATTGCCAGGGAACCGGCACCAAGACCATTAATGGGATGGTCGGCAGTTCCCGTACTACCGTAAAAAAGTATGTTCGCGTGTGGCATCAGCTTGGTATTACCCACGAAGAATTCAGTGCCAAGAGCGATAGTGAACTGTCGGTACTTTTCATGACTTCGGCAGCCAAGACTGTAAACAGTCCCCGGCGGCAGGAACTTGAGTTACTGCTTCCTGAGTATTGTAAAAGACTAAAAAAGAAGGGTGTAACCCGTGAGCTATTGCATGTGGAATACTTAGCGAAACATCCTGGAGGTTACGGACGATCCCGTTTTAACAATGCTATCCATACTTATCTTCAGCTTTCCAAACCTGTGATGCATATTGATCACAAAGCAGGTGATAAGATGTATATCGACTTTGCCGGGAGCAAACTTCAATTTCATCCTGCTGATGGTCCTGAACGTGATGCAGAGGTGTTTGTAGCCATATTGGGCTGCAGCCAGCTTACATACGTGGAAGCTGTGGAAAGCCAGCGCAAGGAAGATCTGATCAGGGCCTGCGAGAATGCCCTGCACTATTTCGAGGGTGTGCCCCGGGCGATCGTTCCAGATAATCTGCGTTCAGCGGTAACCAAAGGGAGCAAGTATGAGGCAGTGCTCAATGATGAGTTCGCAGCTTTTGCGGAGCATTATTCGGTAACTGTAGTTCCTGCAAGAGCTTATAAGCCGCGCGACAAGTCTTTGGTGGAAGGGGCTGTTAAACTGATCTACCGGAGTATTTACCAGCGACTGGAGGGCCGCAGGTTCAGTGACCTGGAATCGCTGAACGCTGCCATACGTCCGGCGCTGGAGATTCATAACAACAAACCTTTTTCTGGTCGCAGCTATTCGAGGCGTGAACAGTTTGAAGAGATTGAACGGGAAGCCCTTGGCACACTTAACCCAATACGGTACGAAGTGCACAAACAAGTCATGGCAACAGTGATGAAGAACGGTTATGTGCGCTTAGGCGAAGATATTCACTATTACAGCGTGCCCTACACTTATATTGGTAAGAAGGTAAAAGTACTTTATACCTCTGCTATAGTCCGGATCTATTTCCATTACACGCAGGTTGCTGCCCATAAGCGCAACCGGATCAAGTACCATTATACTACTGACAAAGAGCATCTGGCCTCACAGCACCGCTTTTTAACCGAATGGACACCCGAAAAGTTTATACAGGAAGCGGAACAGATCCATGAAGATGTAGCACGATATATCGCCCAGGTACTGGAGCACAAAGCCTATCCTGAGCAGGCTTATAAATCATGTTCCGGTATCCTGAGCTTTGCCAGACGGGTAGGCTCCGACCGCCTTGCCGGCGCCTGCCGCTGGGCCGACAACATTGGACAGTACAACTATCCGGTCATAGAGGAGATCCTCCGTAAACGCCTGGACCAGCTTACCCCTGAAGATGAACCGGCCACTATTCCTCTACACAACAACATCCGGGGTAAAGAATATTATCAGTAA